One Perognathus longimembris pacificus isolate PPM17 chromosome 2, ASM2315922v1, whole genome shotgun sequence DNA segment encodes these proteins:
- the Tas2r5 gene encoding taste receptor type 2 member 5 yields the protein MPVAVAEFLIGLVGNGVLVVWSFGEWIRKARGSSYKLVVLGLAGCRFLLQWMMMLDLSLLPYVQNSFWLLCVNIVWSVMSQASLWFAALLSVVYCKKITTFQHPAYLWLKQRVYSLSLCCLLGHLIINLVLLLGTQSSGLSHANKSIDNFFSTWQNRSIFHLTSASGLPLMMLLVSSGMLTVSLYRHHKKMCVHTVGRRDARAQAHVTALKSLGCFLMLHLVYVLASPFSFTSDHSPADVTRVLISETLMAAYPSLHSVILMLGIPKVKQTSLCVMSVSQFGMVTPLHVITGGGYSHK from the coding sequence ATGCCGGTAGCCGTAGCTGAGTTTCTCATTGGCCTGGTTGGAAATGGAGTCCTTGTGGTGTGGAGTTTTggagaatggatcaggaaagccAGGGGGTCCTCATACAAGCTCGTAGTCCTGGGTCTGGCTGGTTGCCGGTTTCTCTTGCAGTGGATGATGATGTTGGACTTAAGTCTGCTTCCTTATGTCCAAAATTCTTTCTGGCTTCTCTGTGTCAATATTGTCTGGTCTGTGATGAGCCAAGCCAGCCTGTGGTTTGCTGCTCTCCTCAGTGTGGTCTACTGTAAGAAGATCACAACCTTCCAACATCCGGCTTACCTGTGGCTGAAGCAGAGGGTCTATAGCTTGAGTCTTTGTTGCCTCCTGGGGCACTTGATAATAAATTTGGTACTTCTGCTTGGCACCCAATCCTCGGGTCTTTCTCATGCAAACAAGAGCATTGACAACTTCTTTTCAACATGGCAGAATCGTTCTATATTCCACCTCACTTCAGCAAGTGGGCTGCCTTTAATGATGCTTCTTGTTTCCTCTGGGATGCTGACTGTCTCTTTGTACAGACATCACAAGAAGATGTGTGTCCACACTGTGGGTAGGAGGGATGCTCGGGCACAGGCGCATGTCACTGCCTTGAAGTCCTTGGGCTGCTTCCTTATGCTTCACCTGGTTTATGTCCTGGCTAGCCCCTTCTCTTTTACCTCCGACCATTCGCCTGCTGATGTCACCAGGGTCTTAATCTCAGAGACACTCATGGCGGCCTACCCTTCTCTTCATTCTGTTATACTGATGTTGGGCATTCCTAAGGTGAAGCAGACAT